In a single window of the Nakaseomyces glabratus chromosome B, complete sequence genome:
- the PRD1 gene encoding metalloendopeptidase (CAGL0B00418g~Ortholog(s) have metalloendopeptidase activity, role in proteolysis and Golgi apparatus, fungal-type vacuole, mitochondrial intermembrane space localization) yields MFSRSLSIIGRRVGNTLFRSKKTTFALIALPLFVSYRGIHLNNTYTSSIRNYSQLANTRFTNMPSLTPPQYPPSWEFKPEDILSQTKEFIANTKLFYDDLVAIDNPTIENLIVPYINHENENELLINQLTFLQHVSEDKTIRDASMEATMLLQDFEIESGSRVDLFKQFDLIWNQIKDKKDEFEDFEIWRFVEKCHKDYVRAGLNLPADKLEKVKEIKKKIADNCLKFSKNLGEQKEYILFTAEELKGVPESVIEQFEKVNDEFGIQKLKVTYKYPDIFPVLKNAQNPETRMKAFMGDQNKVPENEHLFKDTLKLRNELALVLGYDTYANYNLDIKMAKNADTVLSFVNDLIVKLQDPAKKELDILKNLKKQEFENEFNMVYDGDYYIWDHRYYDNKYLKENFNVDEEKIAEYYPLESTIDGMLKIYETLLKLKFVEVKENKKTWHDDVKQLAVWKLDTPENPEFVGWIFFDLHPRDGKYGHAANFGLSSSYISANGTRSYPITALVCNFSKSTKDKPSLLKHSEITTFFHELGHGIHDLVGNNRIGRFNGPGAVPWDFVEAPSQMLEFWTWNTKELLSLSQNYKDNAKIDTKLLESLIKTKHVNGALFALRQLHFGLFDMKVHMMSAEELDKLDIKKLWNDLREKICLISNGDQPTTGYNSFGHIMSGSYSAGYYGYMWAEVFATDMYYTKFKADPLNPEVGVKYRDIVLARGGLYEIDDNLEEFLGRKPAKDAFLEELGLH; encoded by the coding sequence ATGTTTTCTAGGAGCTTATCCATTATTGGAAGGAGAGTTGGAAACACACTATTTAGGAGCAAGAAAACTACCTTTGCCTTAATTGCACTGCCATTATTTGTCAGCTATAGAGGGATTCATTTGAATAATACTTACACTAGTAGCATTAGAAACTACAGTCAATTAGCAAATACTAGGTTCACTAACATGCCGAGCTTGACGCCACCACAGTATCCACCTAGCTGGGAGTTCAAGCCAGAAGATATTCTATCACAAACTAAAGAATTTATTGCTAACACTAAATTGTTCTATGACGATTTAGTCGCCATTGATAATCCTACTATTGAAAACCTAATTGTACCTTACATCAAccatgaaaatgaaaacgAACTATTGATAAATCAGCTCACCTTTTTACAACATGTTTCGGAAGATAAAACAATTAGAGATGCGTCTATGGAGGCTACCATGCTATTGCAAGATTTCGAGATCGAATCTGGCTCTAGAGTTGATTTATTTAAACAATTCGATCTGATCTGGAATCAAATCAAGGATAAGAAGgatgaatttgaagatTTCGAAATTTGGCgatttgttgaaaaatgTCATAAGGACTATGTTAGGGCTGGTTTAAATTTGCCTGCCGATAAGCTGGAAAAGgtcaaagaaataaaaaagaaaatagcCGACAATTGTTTAAAATTCTCTAAAAACTTAGGAGAACAGAAGGAATATATATTGTTTACCGCTGAAGAGTTGAAGGGTGTTCCAGAAAGTGTCATTgaacaatttgaaaaagttaACGATGAGTTTggaattcaaaaattaaaagtTACTTACAAGTATCCTGATATTTTTCCTGTGTTGAAGAATGCTCAAAATCCTGAAACCAGGATGAAGGCATTCATGGGTGATCAGAATAAGGTTCCCGAAAACGAGCATTTGTTTAAAGatactttgaaattgaGAAATGAACTTGCCTTAGTCCTAGGATATGATACGTATGCTAACTATAACTTGGATATTAAAATGGCAAAAAATGCGGATACGGTGCTGTCCTTTGTGAATGATCTGATTGTGAAACTTCAAGACCCAGCCAAGAAGGAACTGGATATCttaaagaacttgaaaaaacaagaatttgaaaatgaattcAACATGGTATATGATGGtgattattatatttggGATCACAGATACTATGACAACAAATATCTAAAAGAGAATTTCAATGTCGATGAGGAAAAAATTGCTGAATACTATCCCTTGGAATCCACAATTGATGGTATGTTGAAAATTTACGAGACGCTTTTGAAGctaaaatttgttgaagtcaaggaaaacaagaaaactTGGCATGATGATGTCAAACAATTAGCAGTATGGAAGTTAGATACTCCTGAAAACCCAGAATTTGTTGGTTGGATCTTCTTCGATTTACATCCAAGAGACGGTAAATATGGGCATGCAGCAAACTTTGGTTTGTCATCCTCATATATAAGTGCAAATGGTACTAGGTCATATCCTATTACCGCTTTGGTATGTAACTTTTCCAAGTCTACCAAAGATAAACCATCATTGTTGAAGCATAGCGAAATTACTACCTTTTTCCATGAATTAGGGCATGGTATTCATGACTTAGTTGGAAACAATAGAATAGGTAGATTCAATGGTCCAGGTGCTGTACCTTGGGATTTTGTTGAAGCTCCCTCTCAAATGCTAGAATTTTGGACTTGGAATACAAAAGAGCTACTATCATTATCACAAAATTATAAGGATAACGCAAAAATTGATACCAAGCTGTTAGAGTCGTTGATTAAAACCAAGCATGTCAATGGGGCTTTGTTTGCTTTGAGACAGCTACATTTTGGCCTATTCGATATGAAGGTTCACATGATGAGTGCTGAAGAGTTAGACAAATTGGACATCAAAAAATTGTGGAATGACCTTAGAGAAAAGATCTGTCTAATTTCTAACGGTGACCAGCCAACCACCGGCTATAACTCGTTTGGTCATATAATGTCTGGCTCGTACAGTGCAGGTTACTATGGTTATATGTGGGCGGAAGTTTTTGCTACTGACATGTACTACACAAAATTCAAAGCAGACCCATTGAATCCGGAGGTTGGTGTCAAGTATAGGGATATTGTTCTAGCGCGTGGTGGTTTATACGAGATTGACGATAACTTGGAGGAGTTCTTGGGTAGAAAGCCTGCAAAGGATGCATTCCTGGAAGAATTGGGTTTACATTAG